The region AGAACCATAGAAAGCACTCAAGGGAGGTTAGAAACCAAAAACCTAATCATTGAATCATATAAAAATTGCCATTATGGTTTAACCCACTCATCAAACTCGAATTCAAGGTGAAAAGGATGAGAAATTATACCTTCAGCCACTTGAGTTCTTCACAACTTGCACCAAATGAACTAAAAAGGCTTCAAATCATCCCTTAGGGTTTCTATTGAGCTTAAATAGCCATCTAACCTCTTCTTTTCTTCTCTTTTCGTTCTCATTTGGCTGATATGAAGAAGAAGCCTTCTTAATTTCAGATTTGTCACATTTAGTCCTTTAACATTCcttgttttggctaaaacccaCCAAACATCAGtatttatgattttaacttaaGTTTTGACAAAATAAGTCCTTTCCCATCCATTATTTAAAACTATGACCCCTTTCATTAACCGAGTCAACTTTTTGGTTAACTTACATTGCCAACATCacacttttggtcctttaacTTTTAGAATGTTATTATTTTCACTTCTAGCTTTCTAAACTTCATACCAATAATGATATGATTAATCCTTAATGATTATTTATATAaatcatttttttcatttattactTTATTAATTTAAGAATCTAGTCTTAAATTTTAAGGTATTACAGTTAATCTCATTATTTACtgatttttcaaaacaaatcatcATTTTTCAATCTTAGCAAACATAAGCATCATTCATAAAATTATCGCCCATTTTCATCACTACTACCAAGTACCAACATCcaattttcttataaaaaatttccaaaataaaacataaataaatattaaagatTTAAAATTCACAATTGAATATTTAAACCTAATTTcactaataatataaataaataacaaatgaaGAACTAATTGATTAATTTTAGCGTTTCAATTTGAACAAGTAAATTAAACTAAAGTATTAAGGATTAAGGTAATACTTGTTTTTTTTTGCTAGTGGGATAAAAACTTAGATTTTGAGGAGTTAGCAAGTAAGAGAACACACCAAACTTTTGTTATTTGTGGTCGACTTGCAGTGAAGGAGGGACACGAGAacccattccccccccccccccccccccctcttttgCTATTGAAGTATGTCGTATATGTTTTGACTATCTGATTCACGTAATGACAAACTGGCTAATTGATTCACATAATGAGATAtttatttggatttttaatttagCCAATAGTTGAGCGTTTACTTGGATTTGCACCTAGGTGCACATTAGATCAAAGATATGAAATCCATTTTTTGTTGTAACTTCTAGGGAGACATTGATGCTACTACTACCAACTAACTACATTCGCTACCAGACATTGATTCTACTACTACCAACTAACTACATTCGCTATTGGTAGTAGGTTGTGGTGGATGGTAAGTGGGATAAGGTTAGGGGTTTATAGAGAACAAAGAGACATGATAAAAGAagtcaaaaaattctttttataattGAACTTAAATGAAAAGTTTATGTGTTTTGGTAAAAAGGACTACCAATGCAAGAAAATGAGACATAAGGACTCGTGGTGTatcattttttaaatttatcctcaaagtaaaattttcactaaACTGGAAGGACCACATTTGTAATTTAGTATTCCCttctagaaaagaaaaaaaaaatcaaaggaagCAAAAGTGGAAAACCGTGTTTCTTTTTTCGGAAAGAATCCTGAAAGCCTCCGATCCCaacgcaaaaaaaaaaacttttcgttTTTTGTTTATATTCTTTCGCTGTCTCCCTTCGTTAATCGTCGACTCAACGTCTACCTGCAGACTTACTGCTCGACTTTCTTGGCCTTTTGCCTCTGTTCATTTTTCCTCTGTTATTCGTCGCTTCAGGTTTATGTAAACTCTGCTCATCCTTACAAGCTATTTTTGCTTGTCTAAGAATTTCACTTATTAATCACAGATCACATCATAATCAATTGAATTTTCATATACAGGTGattaaaattttgtttatttCAGCTACTTTTGTTTAGTTTAAAGTTACAGTTCAGCACGTTCTTGCTTCAAGTCCAGAGTGATGAACCAAACTTTGCTCTCCAAATCTCGAAAATTCCTTccttaatcattttatattttgaGTTCATAAACACAATTTTTACATTTGATTCTTTTTTGAATGATGTTATCTGCTCCTTAATTGTAAGCTAAACACTCAAAATTAACATGCTTCAATAATGGATTATCATAATTCCAGATTGCCTGCAGATCTGTCGAATCAAAATTAGGATTTTGCTCTCTCTGTTTGAAATTAATCTGGATTAGGTTTATGTTTGGAGGTACAGAACTGATAAGAGATTTCTTTGTATATTTAAGACATATGATATGAAATTTGTCCGCTAAGCTGATGTCATTTGTGACTTAAATCATTCATACCTTCCGGTTTCAAATGTTTCAACTTCTTCCATAAGTTCTTCTACTTCTGATTCAGAAAACAGTCTTCTAATTCAACTGATAATGCTTCAGTTTTCGCTTTTGGCGATTCCATTTGTAAGGGCATAATATCTTGATTCTTATCAACATGGTAGTCTAAACTAGTTGTTTGAGGAGAACTCTGAGAAGAATTTGAAAATCCTACATCCGGAATGGGATTAGCTGCTGACCTGGCAATCACTTCTTAATTCTTATCTTAAAATGGAAAAAAGATATGAAGTCCCAAAAATTGTATAAATAAAAACCGTATAGTTGATGTTAAACTTCACTGGAAAAGAAACATTATGAGGGAATTTTCACACCATAATGTAAATGAGTTACATGAGAGAGGAAACTTACCATGACTATCTACATTGCCAATGGAGCCTCTGTTTGACACCTGTCTTGGCTGTAtatctttttccttttttttggtAAAGTGGCTTTGTTTCACTTTCACCTACTAAAAGAACCAATAAATTGATATAGTTAGACAGAGGGCTACATGATCTAACTTTTAGGCTGTGTTTGTCATGCTAGACATACTTTCAAGGGCATTTCAGTTATGAGGATCaagagggcatttatgtctttttcatACACGAGAGATCGAGAGATCAAAAATTGCAATTTTGTCCCAAGCATTACAATTTGTTCTATCATATCCTATCTTGCATAACAAACGGGGCCTTAAAGCTTTAGCAGACAAAAAGATTTAGAGCACTAGAATCCTCACTCACTATTTTTGATAGTGAGTTCATAATCTTTAGCACACAAGTATTTACGACTTTGTATGTGTAGATTTTGGTTCCTGCAGTGAAGTGCTGAACACTCCTTGTTCAAGACTTTTAGCTGTGCATTTAGTTGTTTTTGGAATGATATTTGGTGTTGATTTGTTTAATATGTAAGTGAACTTCAGATGAATTTTATTTAGACAACAATAGGGAGACTTATGTGGGTTTAACAAAACAAAATAGAGATGTTGTACAACAAATGAACAGATTGGTTAGATATTTTCTTGCACCCCCCACAACTTAGCCAAAAAAATAAACTCAATTCAGTTATGTGAGCAGCTACTCTTTAAATAACTCACATGGcaatgtaattttttattttacatcAATACTTTGGTATTAGCAGATGAGATTTAAGTTGCATATTGTAATCACTAATTTGCTATTATGCAGAGGCATTTGTACGGGTCCTAACATTAAAGCACAAGTGAAGAAAGCCGGAGAAACCAAATTTTATAACTAATAACATCTGTAGAAGAGTTTGAGAGCTTATTGAGAAAGGTAAAGGGTCATCAACCCGTGATTTGTTATGGTGGTTCTATCTCAACTTCCAGAAGGATCTTCATCAACTGATGGTTATAGCTCATCAACTCGTGTTCCTACTTCATCAACTCATGGTCGTAGTTCATCAACTTGTGGTCATAGATATGACATATTTTTAAGTTTTAGAGGTGTTGACACTCGTCATAGTTTCACTGATCACCTTCATAAGGCTCTCATTGATGCCAATATCACTACCTTCTTGGATGATGAAGAGATTGAAACAGGGGAAGATCTGAAACCAGAACTAGAGACTGCAATTAAGGCATCTCGGGCTTCTGTTATTGTATTGTCTAAGAATTACGCTTCTTCAACATGGTGTCTGGATGAATTGGTGTTGATCCTTGAGCAGCGTATGACATCCAACCATATTGTCATCCCCATCTTTTATCATGTGGAACCCACCCATGTCAGGAAGCAACAAAGTAGCTTTGGAGATTCAATGGCTAAGCATAAACAGACAATGGACGCAGAGACAAATGCAAATAAAAGAAGTCAATGGGCTCAAAAGATGGAGCGATGGAATAAAGCACTTACACAAGTTGCTGATTTAAAAGGGAATGACgtaaaaggaaggtaaccacttTCTTACCCATATTTCCATAATCCTTCAATTTTCTTTCATTAACACATGAATGTCGGTACCACCTTAAAATCATAGTGTCTTTTCTGATAATTAACTTCTCTTACCTTTAAGAAGTAAAATATTACCTATAACTGGCATGTTTTTTCAAACACACCACAGTGATAGTTATGATGGTCCTGTGTAAATGCAGTGAAGTTAGGTTGCCCATTAGTGAAATCTGGTATCACATTGGCATCTTTTATCTTATTATACATAAATATTTATGACCTTACACATTGGATACTTGTATGGTTAGAACATAGAAGTGTAAGCACACTATGCTTTTAATGTGAAGGACTTGATTAAAATTAATAGCTATGATATAATTAAATCTCCAAATCTGGTTTGTTAGTTTTGTGGTTCATATAAAATCAGATTTCAGGTTAGAGACAGAGTTCATTGAAGAAATTGTGAAGGACATCCACCATAGATTATATGTACCCTTAAGGAGCGTTAAACCACAACTTATTgggatgaaagatgatattaacTTCATCACTTCATGGTTGAAAGACGGATCCTCACATATGGCAGACATACTCACTATTTCAGGTATGGGTGGGATCGGGAAGACATCTTTAGCCAAGCATGTGTATGGGCTATATTCTCATGAATTCCACAAAAGCAGCTGCATTGAAGATATTAGTAGGATATGTGATGGAAAGTTTAAGTTGCTTGATTTACAAGAACAACTGTACAGTGACATTTCAAAAACAAGTTCAATTAAAGTTCATGATGCTTTGGTATATACCTCAAAGATAGAGAATGTTGTAGCTCGTCAAAGCGTGTTTCTTGTTCTTGATGATATTAGTACGATTGATCAGTTGGATGCGTTACTTGGAAGCAAAGGTTTTCACCCTGGAAGCAAAATCATTATAACCACAAAGGACAAGCATTTGACAAAGAGTTGTGCACTATTCAAAACAAACATTGAACCCATGCATAAAGAGCTCGTGCTTCAAGGCTTACATGAGATCAAAGCATGGCAACTTTTGTGTCTCCATGCATTCAAATGCAATTATCCCAAGAAAGGTTACAAAGAGGTGTCATATAAGCTTGTGAAGTATTGTCAAGGACATCCATTGGCTCTTGAAGTATTGGGAAAATCGCTATATGATCGAGATGTAACTTATTGGGAAGGGTGCATAGAAGGGCTAAAGAAAGAAACAGATTCTCATGTAAATAATGTCTTGAGAATGAGCTTTAATTCCTTGCCATCCAAAAATGATAAGGACTTGTTTAAGTATATTGCTTGTTTTTTTGTCGGAAAAGATAGAGATCTTACTGAAACAATATTAAAGGCATGTAATATAAACATAAGATCTGGAATCCCAAATCTCCTCGACCGATTCCTTCTTTCTATTGGACGGAAAAACGAATTGAAGATGCATCAGTTGGTTCAAGAGATGGGAAGATTCGAAGTACATCAAGAATCACTTGATAAGCCATGGAAGCGAAGTCTATTATGGTGTCATGAAGAATCATTCAGAGTGTTGAAACGAAAAAAGGTAAGAGGCCATGTATGCTTTTAGTAGTGTGTATATCAAACATATTTTGTATTGCCTGATTTATTTATTTGCATCATGTTTCTTATTAGGGTAAGGGAAAACTTCTAGGCCTTACCCTTGACATGCACATGCTTGAGAAAGAAAAGTTGGATGTATCATATGAGCTGAAAACAGATGCATTAAGTAACATGGATAATTTGATGCTACTACAACTCAATTATGTGCACATGAACGGGTCTTATGCAAACTTTCCAGAGGAATTAAGAGGCTTGTGTATGCATGGGTTTCGTTTAAAGTCTATACCTTTAGACTTGCCGATGAGGAATTTGGTTGCTCTTGACATGTCGTATAGCAATATTGAAGCATTTGTCGGCTGTTATAATAATTCACAACGGCTTGAGAAGAGGCAAACGGTAAATTATCTTCATTTATTATTCATGCATCTTGAGTTGATGAAATTTGTTACTCTTATAACTTATTTCCATTTCTACAGTTGGATGAGTCGTGTTTAAAAGAGAAAAGGTTGTTTGGATCATTGAAGATTCTTAATTTAAGTTTCTGTAAACAACTCCGTAGTCTTGGTGATTTTGACCAACTTCCTGCACTTGAGAGGTTAATCGTTAGACATTGCATTGGTTTGCTCGAGGTTTGTGAGTCAATTGAGAAATGTGTTGAACTTCTCTTCATTGATCTGAGCTATTGCAAGAAGCTTGAAAAACTTCCAAGAAACATAGGCATGTTGAAGAATGTTAAAACAATGTTGCTAGATGGTTGTAGTCCCGGTGGATCTCGAATCCAGAATAGGGGTATGGATGCA is a window of Lactuca sativa cultivar Salinas chromosome 1, Lsat_Salinas_v11, whole genome shotgun sequence DNA encoding:
- the LOC111895049 gene encoding disease resistance protein RPV1 isoform X2 → MVVLSQLPEGSSSTDGYSSSTRVPTSSTHGRSSSTCGHRYDIFLSFRGVDTRHSFTDHLHKALIDANITTFLDDEEIETGEDLKPELETAIKASRASVIVLSKNYASSTWCLDELVLILEQRMTSNHIVIPIFYHVEPTHVRKQQSSFGDSMAKHKQTMDAETNANKRSQWAQKMERWNKALTQVADLKGNDVKGRLETEFIEEIVKDIHHRLYVPLRSVKPQLIGMKDDINFITSWLKDGSSHMADILTISGMGGIGKTSLAKHVYGLYSHEFHKSSCIEDISRICDGKFKLLDLQEQLYSDISKTSSIKVHDALVYTSKIENVVARQSVFLVLDDISTIDQLDALLGSKGFHPGSKIIITTKDKHLTKSCALFKTNIEPMHKELVLQGLHEIKAWQLLCLHAFKCNYPKKGYKEVSYKLVKYCQGHPLALEVLGKSLYDRDVTYWEGCIEGLKKETDSHVNNVLRMSFNSLPSKNDKDLFKYIACFFVGKDRDLTETILKACNINIRSGIPNLLDRFLLSIGRKNELKMHQLVQEMGRFEVHQESLDKPWKRSLLWCHEESFRVLKRKKGKGKLLGLTLDMHMLEKEKLDVSYELKTDALSNMDNLMLLQLNYVHMNGSYANFPEELRGLCMHGFRLKSIPLDLPMRNLVALDMSYSNIEAFVGCYNNSQRLEKRQTLDESCLKEKRLFGSLKILNLSFCKQLRSLGDFDQLPALERLIVRHCIGLLEVCESIEKCVELLFIDLSYCKKLEKLPRNIGMLKNVKTMLLDGCSPGGSRIQNRGMDALELGKADNIHINTRTSSSAFVGAIPSDLKLFTIYLPRSLVSLSLAYSNLSTKSFPTDLSCLSMLKELYLDGNPINSMPSCVRTLPRLEMLSMQQCKKLKSIEHPPRTLSKLLFPVDERVLRKVVFDPNMSPLDLLRSSMVYSGLSYEIEGIVKIQPMVGVEEKVLRSLGWSNLDFLNERHLGANSWESETQMFYEFGIFSTMYEAEEMPSWFRHRSVGPSISFTIPPSSPNNLLTGLNFCSLHTLKPPVEWWNCFPFTPMMTISNITKNRMWIYERCFDRGILSRDCCVLLSHWMFRMNEMEGGDHITITVTLPNYRVVKECGVSLVYEDDGVKKDEEEDVLGYYKSWNHIIGGDLSPFQTTTGQFILRNRQFFTRGIVLSPYHRKFVPDGPDIQAKKEDCWFRALSPRKPGIIGGAHEGEGESSRCHSSHEKD
- the LOC111895049 gene encoding disease resistance protein RPV1 isoform X1 produces the protein MVVLSQLPEGSSSTDGYSSSTRVPTSSTHGRSSSTCGHRYDIFLSFRGVDTRHSFTDHLHKALIDANITTFLDDEEIETGEDLKPELETAIKASRASVIVLSKNYASSTWCLDELVLILEQRMTSNHIVIPIFYHVEPTHVRKQQSSFGDSMAKHKQTMDAETNANKRSQWAQKMERWNKALTQVADLKGNDVKGRLETEFIEEIVKDIHHRLYVPLRSVKPQLIGMKDDINFITSWLKDGSSHMADILTISGMGGIGKTSLAKHVYGLYSHEFHKSSCIEDISRICDGKFKLLDLQEQLYSDISKTSSIKVHDALVYTSKIENVVARQSVFLVLDDISTIDQLDALLGSKGFHPGSKIIITTKDKHLTKSCALFKTNIEPMHKELVLQGLHEIKAWQLLCLHAFKCNYPKKGYKEVSYKLVKYCQGHPLALEVLGKSLYDRDVTYWEGCIEGLKKETDSHVNNVLRMSFNSLPSKNDKDLFKYIACFFVGKDRDLTETILKACNINIRSGIPNLLDRFLLSIGRKNELKMHQLVQEMGRFEVHQESLDKPWKRSLLWCHEESFRVLKRKKGKGKLLGLTLDMHMLEKEKLDVSYELKTDALSNMDNLMLLQLNYVHMNGSYANFPEELRGLCMHGFRLKSIPLDLPMRNLVALDMSYSNIEAFVGCYNNSQRLEKRQTLDESCLKEKRLFGSLKILNLSFCKQLRSLGDFDQLPALERLIVRHCIGLLEVCESIEKCVELLFIDLSYCKKLEKLPRNIGMLKNVKTMLLDGCSPGGSRIQNRGMDALELGKADNIHINTRTSSSAFVGAIPSDLKLFTIYLPRSLVSLSLAYSNLSTKSFPTDLSCLSMLKELYLDGNPINSMPSCVRTLPRLEMLSMQQCKKLKSIEHPPRTLSKLLFPVDERVLRKVVFDPNMSPLDLLRSSMVYSGLSYEIEGIVKIQPMVGVEEKVLRSLGWSNLDFLNERHLGANSWESETQQMFYEFGIFSTMYEAEEMPSWFRHRSVGPSISFTIPPSSPNNLLTGLNFCSLHTLKPPVEWWNCFPFTPMMTISNITKNRMWIYERCFDRGILSRDCCVLLSHWMFRMNEMEGGDHITITVTLPNYRVVKECGVSLVYEDDGVKKDEEEDVLGYYKSWNHIIGGDLSPFQTTTGQFILRNRQFFTRGIVLSPYHRKFVPDGPDIQAKKEDCWFRALSPRKPGIIGGAHEGEGESSRCHSSHEKD
- the LOC111895049 gene encoding disease resistance protein RUN1 isoform X3, translating into MKDDINFITSWLKDGSSHMADILTISGMGGIGKTSLAKHVYGLYSHEFHKSSCIEDISRICDGKFKLLDLQEQLYSDISKTSSIKVHDALVYTSKIENVVARQSVFLVLDDISTIDQLDALLGSKGFHPGSKIIITTKDKHLTKSCALFKTNIEPMHKELVLQGLHEIKAWQLLCLHAFKCNYPKKGYKEVSYKLVKYCQGHPLALEVLGKSLYDRDVTYWEGCIEGLKKETDSHVNNVLRMSFNSLPSKNDKDLFKYIACFFVGKDRDLTETILKACNINIRSGIPNLLDRFLLSIGRKNELKMHQLVQEMGRFEVHQESLDKPWKRSLLWCHEESFRVLKRKKGKGKLLGLTLDMHMLEKEKLDVSYELKTDALSNMDNLMLLQLNYVHMNGSYANFPEELRGLCMHGFRLKSIPLDLPMRNLVALDMSYSNIEAFVGCYNNSQRLEKRQTLDESCLKEKRLFGSLKILNLSFCKQLRSLGDFDQLPALERLIVRHCIGLLEVCESIEKCVELLFIDLSYCKKLEKLPRNIGMLKNVKTMLLDGCSPGGSRIQNRGMDALELGKADNIHINTRTSSSAFVGAIPSDLKLFTIYLPRSLVSLSLAYSNLSTKSFPTDLSCLSMLKELYLDGNPINSMPSCVRTLPRLEMLSMQQCKKLKSIEHPPRTLSKLLFPVDERVLRKVVFDPNMSPLDLLRSSMVYSGLSYEIEGIVKIQPMVGVEEKVLRSLGWSNLDFLNERHLGANSWESETQQMFYEFGIFSTMYEAEEMPSWFRHRSVGPSISFTIPPSSPNNLLTGLNFCSLHTLKPPVEWWNCFPFTPMMTISNITKNRMWIYERCFDRGILSRDCCVLLSHWMFRMNEMEGGDHITITVTLPNYRVVKECGVSLVYEDDGVKKDEEEDVLGYYKSWNHIIGGDLSPFQTTTGQFILRNRQFFTRGIVLSPYHRKFVPDGPDIQAKKEDCWFRALSPRKPGIIGGAHEGEGESSRCHSSHEKD